Proteins co-encoded in one Juglans regia cultivar Chandler chromosome 16, Walnut 2.0, whole genome shotgun sequence genomic window:
- the LOC109021681 gene encoding uncharacterized protein LOC109021681 — MTEFGSERSKPWNIYTSSDPSPSQTGGNQEASWKSFGTSMNAISFGFVATAILISMFLIMAIFEHLFRPGPFSSPESLTDGSPESRPVEKLRKERVSASYASDFSVLMPGQHCPTYIAQPAPLPCTREGIYWPPHEHNFVHP; from the exons ATGACTGAATTTGGTTCTGAAAGATCAAAGCCTTGGAACATATACACAAGTTCAGACCCAAGCCCGTCTCAAACAGGAGGGAATCAGGAAGCTTCATGGAAAAGCTTTGGAACATCCATGAATGccatttcttttggttttgttgCCACTGCTATCTTGATATCAATGTTTCTTATCATGGCCATTTTTGAACATCTGTTCAGGCCAGGTCCTTTTTCTTCACCTGAAAGTCTGACCGACGGTTCTCCTGAATCCAGACCTGTAGAGAAACTTCGCAAAGAAAGA GTTTCAGCATCGTATGCATCTGACTTCTCAGTGTTGATGCCAGGACAGCATTGTCCCACCTACATTGCACAACCTGCTCCTCTCCCCTGCACAAGGGAAGGGATTTATTGGCCTCCCCATGAACATAATTTTGTACATccttag
- the LOC109021684 gene encoding MACPF domain-containing protein At4g24290-like, translated as MALKLPAPKAAEIAIGSIGCGYDISEDLRLKYCKGDSKRSRLIEIDEDGGSEIVLPGGILLPNVSKSIKCDKGERTRFRSDVLSFQQMSEQFNQDINLTGKIPSGLFNAMFEFSGCWQKDAANTKTLAFDGVFITLYTVALEKSQMVFCDHVMKAVPSSWDPSALARFIGTFGTHVVVSIKMGGKDVIYVKQQHSSTLQPADVQKRLKEMADKRFSDANGQNGMVSERVYQNEKFEIREQRLRFADISPSSTYSRKEDILSICKRRGGSDSRHLSHNEWLQTVQSEPDVISMSFIPITSLLNGVPGSGFLSHAINLYLRYKPPIEELHQFLEFQLPRQWAPLFSDLPLGPQRRQQSSPSLQFSLMGPKLYVNTTPVDVSKRPVTGLRLYLEGKRSNRLAIHLQHLLSLPKVFQLEDDLSSSFRQDSFNHRYYEKVQWKSFSHVCTAPVESDEDLSIVTGAQLQVENHGFKNILFLRLCFSTVVGAMIAKRPEWDGSPGLAPKSGLISTLISHHFTTAQKALPRPADVNINSAVYPGGPPSPVQAPKLLKFVDATEMVRGPQETPGYWIVSGARLVVEKGRISLRVKYSLLTVILPDEEVVEDP; from the exons ATGGCGCTAAAGCTTCCAGCTCCAAAAGCTGCTGAAATCGCAATTGGGTCGATCGGATGTGGATATGATATATCAGAAGACTTGAGGCTCAAGTACTGTAAAGGCGATTCGAAACGTTCACGGTTGATTGAGATTGATGAAGATGGGGGTAGTGAGATTGTTTTGCCTGGTGGAATTTTACTCCCAAATGTCTccaaatcaataaaatgtgaCAAGGGGGAACGCACACGGTTCAGGTCTGACGTCCTCTCTTTCCAACAG ATGTCAGAGCAGTTCAACCAGGATATAAATTTGACTGGAAAAATTCCTTCGGGCCTCTTCAATGCCATGTTTGAATTCTCGGGTTGTTGGCAGAAAGATGCAGCCAACACTAAGACTCTTGCTTTTGATGGGGTGTTCATCACACTCTACACAGTTGCATTGGAAAAATCCCAGATGGTATTCTGTGATCATGTTATGAAAGCTGTCCCATCATCATGGGATCCATCTGCCTTGGCAAG GTTTATTGGCACATTTGGTACCCATGTTGTTGTTAGCATAAAGATGGGAGGGAAGGATGTAATATATGTGAAGCAGCAGCATTCATCAACTCTGCAACCTGCTGATGTACAGAAAAGATTGAAGGAGATGGCAGATAAAAGATTTTCAGATGCTAATGGACAAAATGGCATGGTTTCTGAACGAGTTTACCAGAATGAAAAG tttgaAATTAGGGAACAGCGTCTGAGGTTTGCAGATATCAGTCCATCGAGTACCTATTCACGCAAGGAG GATATTCTAAGCATTTGCAAGAGAAGAGGTGGAAGTGATAGTAGACACCTATCTCATAATGAGTGGTTACAAACTGTCCAGTCTGAGCCTGATGTCATCTCAATGTCCTTCATCCCAATCACCTCTCTATTGAATGGAGTCCCAGGGAGTGGATTCTTGAGCCATGCCATAAATCTTTACTTACGAT ATAAACCTCCAATTGAAGAGCTCCACCAATTTCTGGAGTTTCAGCTGCCAAGGCAATGGGCACCTCTGTTTAGTGACCTTCCACTTGGTCCACAACGGAGGCAGCAAAGCAGCCCATCTTTGCAGTTTAGCTTAATGGGCCCCAAGCTTTATGTGAACACCACTCCA GTTGATGTGAGTAAGAGGCCAGTGACGGGTCTCCGGCTTTATCTAGAAGGTAAAAGGAGTAATCGCTTGGCTATCCACTTGCAGCACCTCTTGTCTCTTCCCAAAGTCTTCCAACTCGAGGATGATCTGAGTTCCAGCTTCCGCCAAGATTCCTTTAATCATAGATACTATGAGAAAGTTCAATGGAAGAGCTTCTCTCATGTCTGCACTGCTCCTGTGGAGTCTGACGAAGATCTATCAATAGTAACTGGGGCCCAATTACAGGTTGAAAACCatggatttaaaaatattctcttCTTGAGACTCTGCTTCTCAACCGTTGTGGGAGCTATGATTGCAAAACGTCCAGAGTGGGATGGATCTCCAGGGTTAGCTCCAAAGTCAGGACTTATATCAACACTGATCAGCCATCATTTCACGACAGCTCAGAAGGCACTTCCGCGGCCAGCCGATGTGAACATAAACTCTGCTGTTTATCCTGGAGGACCTCCTTCGCCTGTTCAAGCTCCGAAGCTTCTGAAATTTGTTGATGCAACAGAAATGGTGAGGGGGCCGCAGGAAACTCCTGGTTATTGGATTGTCTCGGGGGCCAGACTTGTTGTTGAGAAAGGCAGGATTTCTCTCCGGGTTAAGTATTCTCTATTGACTGTAATATTACCGGACGAAGAAGTGGTTGAGGATCCATAG
- the LOC109021682 gene encoding topoisomerase 1-associated factor 1 has translation MEFSDVSISFPHDQTLKPTKNMITNSYEAQESNQISKDSNSKNMTANNQKCLPDHEQVDQDEAGNYKLERYGAVLSRNCSVSSNSGFQSAVKRALSMRRSSSSVSERYCRIHDQSMTLASPPTDDDDDDDGDSTASASRRRRSSMDPKKHRPGGKILKACKRLFGL, from the coding sequence ATGGAGTTTTCGGatgtttcaatttcatttcctcATGATCAAACCTTAAAACCCACCAAAAACATGATCACTAACTCATATGAAGCCCAAGAAAGCAATCAGATCAGCAAGGACAGCAACAGCAAGAACATGACGGCCAACAACCAAAAGTGTTTACCAGATCATGAGCAAGTTGATCAAGACGAAGCCGGAAACTATAAGCTGGAGAGGTATGGCGCGGTACTGAGCAGGAACTGCTCAGTTTCCTCAAACTCTGGATTCCAGTCTGCAGTTAAGAGGGCATTGTCAATgagaagatcatcatcatcagtttCCGAGAGGTACTGTAGGATCCATGACCAGTCTATGACCCTAGCATCCCCCCctactgatgatgatgatgatgatgatggggacAGTACAGCTAGTGcgtcaagaagaagaagatcatcaaTGGATCCGAAGAAACACAGACCGGGAGGCAAGATCCTTAAAGCCTGTAAGCGCCTTTTTGGActgtag
- the LOC109021685 gene encoding phosphoribosylamine--glycine ligase has translation MASSTAQIHTFLDTTASFRSKPNRPNLSSSKAFFFGQTLRGTASFPRLRTAGKVRSIKVVNEKIVGIDLGTTNSAVAAMEGDKPTIVTNAEEEERVVVLVIGGGGREHALCYALQRSSSVDAIFCAPGNAGISNSGSATCISDLDIFDSSAVISFCCKWGVGLVVVGPEAPLISGLANDLSKAGIPTFGPSAEAAALEGSKNFMKILCDKYGIPTAKYKTFTDPSAAKQYIQEQGSPIVIKADGLASGKGVIVATTLEEAYDAVDSMLVKGVFGSAGCRVIVEEYLEGEEVSFFALVDGENAIALESAQDHKRVGDGDTGPNTGGMGAYSPAPMLTRELQSLVMESIILPTVKGMAAEGCKFVGVLYAGLMIEKKSGLPKLIEYNVRFGDPECQVLMVRLESDLAQVLLAACRGELSGVSLNWSPGFAMVVVMASKGYPGVYEKGTVIRNLEEAEHVSSCVKIFHAGTSQDSMGNFIAVGGRVLGVTAKGRDLEEARDRAYQAVDEINWSGGFCRRDIGWRALPRKQFATKG, from the exons ATGGCTTCCTCCACAGCCCAAATACATACCTTCCTCGATACCACCGCTTCCTTCCGGAGCAAACCCAATCGTCCCAATCTCTCCTCCTCCAAAGCCTTCTTCTTCGGCCAGACGCTTCGCGGTACGGCGTCTTTTCCCCGACTCAGAACCGCCGGTAAGGTGCGCTCGATTAAGGTGGTGAACGAGAAGATCGTGGGGATCGACCTGGGGACGACCAACTCAGCTGTTGCTGCTATGGAAGGAGACAAACCGACCATAGTAACCAACGCAGAGG AAGAAGAGAGGGTGGTGGTTTTGGTCAttggtggaggaggaagagaacaTGCACTTTGCTATGCCTTGCAGAGATCTTCCTCTGTTGATGCAATCTTCTGTGCGCCTGGTAATGCTGGGATTTCCAACTCGGGGAGTGCCACTTGTATTTCAGACCTTGATATCTTTGACAGCTCTGCTGTAATATCCTTCTGCTGCAAATGGGGTGTGGGACTGGTTGTTGTGGGACCGGAGGCCCCTCTTATTTCAGGCCTTGCAAATGATCTATCTAAGGCTGGAATCCCTACTTTTGGCCCTTCAGCAGAGGCTGCTGCCTTGGAAGGTTCCAAGAACTTCATGAAGATTTTGTGTGATAAGTATGGAATTCCTACTGCTAAG TACAAAACATTTACCGATCCATCTGCCGCAAAGCAATACATTCAAGAGCAAGGGTCCCCAATTGTTATCAAAGCAGATGGATTGGCATCTGGAAAGGGAGTTATTGTTGCTACGACTTTGGAGGAAGCATATGATGCTGTTGATTCAATGCTTGTTAAGGGTGTTTTTGGTTCTGCTGGTTGTCGTGTTATTGTTGAAGAATATTTGGAAGGAGAAGAAGTGTCCTTTTTTGCCTTGGTGGATGGAGAGAATGCGATTGCTCTAGAGTCTGCTCAGGACCATAAACGAGTTGGGGATGGTGATACAGGGCCCAATACAGGTGGGATGGGGGCATATTCCCCTGCACCAATGTTAACAAGAGAACTTCAGTCATTGGTCATGGAATCCATAATTCTCCCTACTGTAAAAGGAATGGCTGCAGAGGGGTGCAAGTTCGTTGGGGTTTTGTATGCGGGGCTCATGATTGAGAAGAAGTCTGGCTTACCGAAGCTAATTGAGTACAACGTGCGTTTTGGAGATCCAGAGTGTCAG GTGTTGATGGTTCGGTTGGAGTCTGATCTGGCACAAGTTCTGCTTGCAGCCTGTAGAGGAGAGCTAAGCGGAGTATCCCTGAACTGGTCCCCAGGGTTTGCCATGGTGGTAGTGATGGCAAGTAAGGGCTACCCTGGGGTCTATGAAAAGGGAACTGTGATTAGAAACCTTGAAGAAGCAGAGCATGTTAGTTCGTGTGTTAAGATATTCCACGCAGGAACAAGCCAAGACTCGATGGGTAACTTCATTGCAGTTGGGGGACGTGTTCTTGGGGTCACCGCAAAAGGAAGAGATCTTGAAGAGGCACGGGATCGAGCTTACCAGGCTGTTGATGAAATTAACTGGTCAGGAGGATTCTGCAGGCGGGATATTGGTTGGAGGGCACTTCCCCGGAAACAATTTGCTACAAAAGGGTGA